A genomic region of Arvicola amphibius chromosome 7, mArvAmp1.2, whole genome shotgun sequence contains the following coding sequences:
- the LOC119818792 gene encoding olfactory receptor 8H1-like, which translates to MNPWNYTDEPDFILTGLTSFKEIQLALFALFLLIYLVTVLGNTGMICIIHLDAQLHTPMYFFLTHLSFLDLSYSTVITPKTLENLLTSVKNISFMGCFTQLYFFVLFAGAECFLLSSMAYDRYVAICNPLHYPVIMSKRRCRALLTCSYMIGVFDSSVNMLCLSRLSFCGSHAINHFFCDTPAILALSCSDTYTIEMIIIIVSSSTLLVSLLTISMSYTSILSAILKISSTSGKRKAFSTCASHLLAVTIFYSTTIFTYLKPKKSYSLGKDQVASVFYTIVIPMLNPLIYSLRNKEVKGAISRVIKKREDPREITVGAGI; encoded by the coding sequence ATGAACCCCTGGAATTACACAGATGAGCCTGATTTCATCCTCACAGGACTGACGAGTTTTAAGGAGATCCAACTGGCACTCTTTGCGCTGTTTCTCCTGATATACTTGGTCACTGTGCTGGGGAACACAGGCATGATATGTATCATTCATCTAGATGCCCAGCTTCACACTCCAATGTATTTCTTCCTCACCCATCTATCATTTCTTGATCTCAGCTACTCAACCGTCATCACACCTAAAACCTTAGAAAACCTACTGACTTCCGTAAAGAACATTTCCTTCATGGGGTGTTTTACTCAGTTGTACTTCTTCGTCTTGTTTGCTGGTGCtgagtgttttcttctttcctccatggcctatgaccgctatgtagCTATATGCAACCCTCTACACTACCCAGTTATTATGTCTAAAAGACGCTGCCGTGCCCTCCTTACTTGTTCCTACATGATTGGAGTTTTTGATTCTTCTGTCAACATGCTCTGTCTAAGCAGGTTGAGTTTCTGCGGCTCCCATGCCATCAATCACTTTTTCTGTGACACACCCGCAATACTAGCCCTGTCCTGCAGTGACACCTACACCATTGAAATGATAATAATCATTGTCTCTAGCTCAACTCTATTGGTGTCTCTGCTCACCATATCGATGTCTTATACATCCATTCTCTCTGCCATATTGAAAATCAGTTCTACTTCAGGAAAGCGAAAGGCCTTCTCCACTTGTGCCTCTCATCTTCTGGCAGTCACCATATTTTATAGCACCACCATCTTTACTTATTTAAAACCAAAGAAGTCCTACTCCTTGGGAAAGGATCAGGTGGCTTCTGTTTTCTACACCATTGTGATCCCCATGCTGAATCCACTCATCTATAGTCTCAGGAACAAAGAGGTGAAAGGCGCTATCAGTAGAGTTATCAAGAAGAGGGAGGACCCCAGGGAGATAACAGTTGGTGCTGGTATTTAG
- the LOC119818793 gene encoding LOW QUALITY PROTEIN: olfactory receptor 1102-like (The sequence of the model RefSeq protein was modified relative to this genomic sequence to represent the inferred CDS: deleted 1 base in 1 codon), with product MTRTPSYKNAKKTQMNNVTEITVFILLGFTDDFDMKIFLFILFLTIYLVTLIGNLGLVTLVIEDSRLHTPMYYFLTVLSLLDACFSTVLTPKMLVNFLSKNKSISLVGCAMQMLLFVTFGTTECFLLAAMAYDRYLAIYNPLLYTVRMSPRVYVPLIIASYAGGIMHAIIHTVATFSLSFCGSNEIRHVFCDIPPLLAISCSDTHLNQLLLFYCAGSIELVTIFIVLVSYGFILFAILKINSSEGRRKVFSTCGAHLTGVSIFHGTILFMYVRPSSNYTLEHDMVVSTLYTIVIPMLNPIIYSLRNKDVKEAMRKLLKKNCFMKKNTF from the exons ATGACAAGGACTCCATCATATAAGAATGCA AAAAAAACTCAGATGAACAATGTGACTGAAATCACAGTGTTTATACTCCTGGGATTCACAGATGATTTTGAcatgaaaatattcttatttatattatttctcacAATATACCTTGTAACTTTGATTGGAAATCTGGGATTGGTTACATTGGTCATTGAGGATTCACGGCTTCACACCCCCATGTACTATTTTCTAACTGTTTTGTCATTGTTGGACGCTTGCTTTTCTACAGTACTGACTCCCAAAATGTTggtaaattttctttcaaaaaataaatccatttcaCTTGTCGGATGTGCAATGCAGATGCTTCTTTTTGTTACATTTGGAACCACAGAATGTTTCCTTTTGGCAGCAATGGCTTATGACCGCTACTTGGCTATCTACAATCCACTTCTGTATACAGTAAGGATGTCACCCAGGGTCTATGTGCCACTCATTATTGCTTCATATGCTGGTGGAATTATGCATGCTATTATACACACAGTGGCGACTTTTAGCCTTTCTTTCTGTGGATCCAATGAAATCAGGCATGTCTTCTGTGATATTCCTCCGTTGCTCGCAATTTCTTGTTCTGACACTCACTTAAATCAACTTCTTCTCTTTTACTGTGCAGGCTCCATTGAGCTAGTTACCATCTTTATTGTCCTAGTCTCCTATGGTTTTATTCTGTTCGCCATTCTGAAGATTAATTCAtctgaagggaggaggaaagttTTTTCTACATGTGGGGCTCACCTAACAGGAGTGTCCATTTTCCATGGGACAATCCTCTTTATGTATGTGAGACCAAGTTCCAACTACACCCTCGAACACGACATGGTAGTGTCAACATTATATACCATTGTTATTCCCATGCTGAATCCCATCATCTACAGTTTGAGAAACAAAGACGTAAAAGAGGCAATGAGAAAGTTGCTTAAGAAAAATTGCTTCatgaagaaaaatacattttaa